A DNA window from Calliphora vicina chromosome 1, idCalVici1.1, whole genome shotgun sequence contains the following coding sequences:
- the LOC135949519 gene encoding uncharacterized protein LOC135949519, translating to MVNRKNRCTSILNASGTSSCSDYIDHCCQRKCNNTCCRDQCEYINDRTYTTLRKICHKIFKDYNRSQCREKYTIFDGGNSINVRIHRSGSRGDENRKDHRYEKASSEHRYQLQNKHNNYIGQDGRGGKLTGDENSTDQKYEKVSSEDRYRLQNKHSNIISQDGRVGKISGRKPGRDGEKFDSDVDVYNRDQTKRGKGKNAGVDVNDDNVYDKRNKKLESTKRGEGKDNVYNEQNYNEKKLKGKQKFGQGIDTNSNRNGERDINGKAIENRRSKSRKDSVENTYTKKGESWNDSKRGSRDNNESEVNYNGKGKLSSRGGKKDEKKSKPLKKGETSYKDDDMIIIGEMTKTKNRKAKNKYSVDKDDAVISSDDEVTNKKKYIKGKKSKIYGDDIDNFVITANSGSERNSSKSKNNRYRKSQGFDDVGKSKDRNYHVINNLRKKVRRGDNVGFNNGSTFSDTRKLQKLMLPKPESLQYRQTKRSRADEVRACDYLRALMEQRELCQCQFSEQSSQFNPIICIPQTCMSSCGPKTVIPCFSETCEC from the exons ATGGTAAACCGTAAAAATCGTTGCACAAGCATTTTAAACGCATCTGG TACATCTAGTTGCTCGGATTATATCGACCACTGCTGCCAAAGAAAATGCAATAATACATGTTGCCGCGATCAGTGTGAATACATAAACGATCGCACTTATAcaactttaagaaaaatttgtcACAAAATCTTTAAGGATTACAATCGGTCTCAGTGTCGTGAAAAGTACACAATCTTTGACGGTGGTAATAGTATCAACGTGAGAATACATCGATCTGGTTCTCGTG GGGACGAAAATAGAAAAGATCATAGATATGAAAAAGCTTCCAGTGAACATCGTTACcaattacaaaataaacacaataatTATATTGGCCAGGATGGTAGAGGAGGAAAATTAACTG GCGATGAAAACAGTACAGATCAAAAGTACGAAAAAGTATCCAGCGAAGATCGTTACCGATTACAAAATAAACACAGTAATATTATTAGCCAGGATGGTAGAGTAGGCAAAATAAGTGGTAGGAAGCCGGGTAGAGATGGCGAGAAATTCGATTCTGATGTCGATGTATATAATCGTGACCAGACAAAGAGAGGTAAGGGTAAAAATGCTGGGGTAGATGTCAATGACGATAATGTTTAtgacaaaagaaacaaaaaattggaaagTACTAAACGTGGTGAAGGGAAAGATAATGTCtacaatgaacaaaattataatgaaaaaaaattaaaagggaAGCAAAAGTTCGGTCAAGGAATTGATACAAACAGCAACAGAAATGGTGAACGAGATATTAATGGTAAAGCGATCGAAAATCGAAGAAGTAAAAGTAGGAAAGACAGTGTTGAAAATACTTACACCAAGAAGGGAGAATCTTGGAACGATAGTAAACGAGGCTCAAGAGATAACAACGAATCTGAGGTAAATTACAATGGAAAAGGAAAATTGAGTAGCCGTGGTGGAAAAAAAGATGAAAAGAAAAGTAAACCACTAAAAAAAGGTGAAACAAGTTATAAAGACGATGATATGATTATTATCGGTGAAAtgactaaaacaaaaaacagaaagGCGAAAAATAAATATAGCGTAGATAAAGATGATGCAGTTATTAGTAGTGATGACGAAGTCACcaataaaaagaaatacattaaaggaaaaaaatccaaaatttatgGAGACGATATTGATAATTTTGTCATCACCGCAAATAGCGGAAGCGAACGAAATTCaagtaaatcaaaaaataacagaTATCGCAAGTCCCAAGGCTTCGATGATGTTGGAAAGTCAAAAGACAGAAATTATCATGTTATCAATAATTTACGTAAAAAAGTTCGACGAGGAGACAATGTTGGCTTTAATAATGGATCGACTTTTAGTGACACAAGAAAGCTGCAAAAACTAATGCTTCCAAAGCCAGAATCTCTTCAATACAGACAAACTAAACGCTCAAGAGCTGATGAAGTAAGAGCCTGTGATTATTTACGTGCACTCATGGAACAACGTGAATTGTG TCAATGCCAATTTTCTGAACAATCCAGCCAATTCAATCCTATTATATGCATTCCACAAACATGTATGTCAAGTTGTGGTCCAAAAACAGTTATTCCATGCTTTTCTGAGACTTGtgaatgttaa